The Chryseobacterium sp. 52 genome includes a region encoding these proteins:
- a CDS encoding MFS transporter, which produces MYNKGLYNDWVPKPIQLLLIVLLLAVVMPLGGVYIGNISSLVRGTGAMTEYFMWANYATTIGMGACMPIVIRLKMRFKVRDKMIILLVLLGLLSYINSTTMQPMIFIFTALFIGFLKMMVTIELFLPLMMMIGNRGMFYGLFYTFVLVMNQVASYYAAEISLQYNWQHFYVITAVLCFILALIHWIFMHDKYFALKVPLHYIDWLSILLFVSTFMFSAYVFSFGKQQDWWNSRNIMNASIGAFISFALLVIRQFTLKRPYLSFKIFTRNNVQHGLFMLLCLGMFLGTTSLQNTFAVGVLGYDQLTNARLSLLMIPGIILAGVIAVFWFKKEIPLKMYIFSGFSAMMGYALIMYFSMVLEFNYENWYLPMFLKGYGMCSLFISVWFYTLDKLEMDDMLAAIGLVLVWRTFLAVGFFSALYSWFQYRFQVTAVGDLAVYIDGMTITPQTLAGNMKTLQLNAIIVSGKKIFGYIILVGFGVLLYVMTHHFGRERFRYLRFIRVLGGKSVIARRRLRERKKLLEEIKDAAGPAV; this is translated from the coding sequence ATGTACAACAAAGGACTCTATAACGACTGGGTACCCAAACCCATTCAACTGCTACTCATCGTGTTGCTTTTGGCAGTAGTGATGCCGCTTGGCGGGGTATATATCGGAAACATCAGTTCTCTGGTGAGAGGTACCGGGGCGATGACAGAATATTTTATGTGGGCCAATTATGCGACCACAATAGGAATGGGAGCCTGTATGCCGATTGTGATCAGATTAAAGATGAGATTCAAAGTTCGGGATAAAATGATAATACTTCTTGTACTATTGGGACTGTTGAGCTATATCAACTCCACGACCATGCAGCCCATGATCTTCATATTTACGGCTCTATTTATAGGATTTCTAAAAATGATGGTCACGATAGAACTGTTTCTTCCGTTAATGATGATGATCGGAAACAGAGGAATGTTTTATGGCTTATTCTATACATTTGTTTTGGTCATGAACCAGGTGGCATCCTATTACGCCGCAGAAATTTCGCTTCAATATAACTGGCAGCATTTCTATGTGATTACAGCGGTTTTATGCTTCATACTGGCTTTGATACACTGGATTTTTATGCATGATAAATACTTTGCATTAAAAGTTCCACTGCATTATATTGACTGGCTCAGCATCCTGTTGTTCGTTTCTACATTTATGTTTTCTGCCTATGTTTTTTCTTTCGGAAAACAGCAGGACTGGTGGAACTCAAGGAATATCATGAATGCAAGTATAGGAGCTTTTATAAGCTTTGCTTTATTAGTTATCCGTCAGTTTACCTTAAAAAGACCTTATTTATCTTTTAAGATATTTACAAGAAATAACGTACAGCATGGTCTGTTTATGTTGTTGTGTCTGGGAATGTTCTTAGGAACAACGTCACTGCAGAATACCTTTGCGGTAGGGGTTCTGGGATATGATCAGCTTACCAATGCAAGATTGAGCCTGCTGATGATCCCGGGAATTATCCTTGCCGGAGTCATCGCTGTATTCTGGTTTAAAAAAGAAATACCATTGAAAATGTACATCTTCTCAGGATTTTCGGCGATGATGGGGTATGCATTGATCATGTACTTTTCAATGGTTTTAGAATTCAATTATGAGAACTGGTACCTGCCTATGTTTTTAAAAGGATACGGGATGTGTTCATTATTTATTTCAGTGTGGTTTTATACGCTGGATAAACTTGAAATGGATGATATGCTGGCAGCTATCGGTTTGGTACTGGTATGGAGAACTTTTCTGGCAGTGGGCTTTTTCTCTGCATTATATTCATGGTTTCAGTACCGTTTTCAGGTAACGGCAGTCGGAGATCTTGCGGTATATATCGACGGAATGACCATTACGCCCCAGACTTTAGCAGGTAATATGAAAACACTTCAGCTGAATGCTATCATTGTATCCGGAAAAAAGATCTTTGGATATATTATTTTGGTAGGTTTTGGAGTATTGCTGTATGTCATGACACATCATTTCGGAAGAGAAAGGTTCCGGTATTTAAGATTCATCAGAGTTCTTGGCGGCAAATCTGTGATTGCAAGAAGAAGACTTCGTGAAAGGAAAAAATTATTAGAAGAAATAAAAGATGCAGCAGGGCCTGCGGTTTAA
- a CDS encoding TonB-dependent receptor — protein MKKQYAFIGLLASGLLFSQTANDSIASKGIDDVVIVASRKPTKISDIPGTVWVVQKEKIQQQAKSGVPIKEMLSILIPGMDIGPQGRTNYGQNMRGRSALVMIDGVSLNSIRTISRQLDAIDPFNIERIEVLSGASSIYGGNATGGIINIITKIPSKNGISGETELGARTGFMGKDDHDFRAAQAIAGKGQKFFGRLGIAYQQNGGVYGADENQVLTDITQTDLQYNQSIDVLATGGYKFNNRHKITASLQYYNSKFNGDRSLYLGQNLSAFTTKNAGLLEMRDGFSSDKNVGTERFMGTVAYNGNNILGGQDLYVQFAARGEKLGFYPFPGNVTLNTVNTAYMSSSQQDTYYSGVKALLSKSWKNLNVTYGVDIDLEKFEGTQSVYDIAKTMSSGGLVNETKYSLGRYPTNHSQSYAGYAQAKYDILPKLQINGGIRYQNINVKVDDFVGSVQQTQVAMGYGTSASAIPGGESSYNVTLANAGLLYKFNEQNQAWGTFSQGVSLADPSKYYGIGVYKLNGTNWDVTSSINVKEQPLQAIKTNQFEVGYRINKGGLRGQIAGFLSNSDKSVTVDRKTFQILVNDLKLRNMGIEAEVSYSMSNGVYFGASGLLIKSEVENNDEWKKQEVYNASPSKLVTYIGYNVKDWSFRFQSLQNFKLTDDLKNTIDGYNTSDLMVGYRFNWGKFNLGIQNLFNTDYQTIWSKRSQILYSSYGLPELFSYKGRGRTFNLSYTFDF, from the coding sequence ATGAAAAAGCAGTATGCATTCATAGGTCTGTTGGCTTCGGGGCTTCTATTTTCCCAGACAGCCAATGATTCTATAGCCTCTAAAGGTATTGATGATGTCGTGATCGTTGCATCCAGAAAGCCTACAAAAATTTCCGATATTCCGGGAACGGTCTGGGTGGTTCAGAAAGAAAAAATTCAGCAACAGGCAAAAAGCGGAGTTCCTATCAAGGAAATGCTCTCTATCCTGATTCCGGGTATGGACATTGGCCCGCAGGGAAGAACCAATTATGGACAAAACATGAGAGGACGTTCTGCGCTTGTTATGATAGACGGAGTTTCACTGAACAGTATCCGTACCATCAGCCGTCAGCTGGACGCTATTGATCCGTTTAATATCGAAAGAATTGAAGTCCTTTCCGGAGCCAGTTCTATCTATGGAGGAAATGCAACCGGAGGTATCATTAATATTATTACAAAAATACCTTCTAAAAATGGGATCAGCGGAGAAACGGAACTTGGTGCAAGAACCGGATTTATGGGTAAAGATGACCATGATTTCCGTGCAGCTCAGGCTATTGCAGGAAAAGGTCAAAAGTTTTTCGGCAGGCTGGGAATTGCGTACCAGCAGAACGGAGGCGTGTATGGAGCAGATGAGAATCAGGTTTTAACAGATATTACCCAAACCGATCTTCAGTACAACCAGTCCATTGATGTGCTGGCGACGGGTGGATATAAATTTAACAACAGACATAAAATTACCGCATCCCTTCAGTATTACAATTCTAAGTTTAATGGAGACCGAAGTCTTTATTTGGGGCAGAATTTAAGTGCCTTTACGACAAAGAATGCGGGGCTTCTGGAAATGCGTGACGGCTTTTCATCCGATAAAAACGTTGGAACAGAACGTTTCATGGGAACGGTTGCCTATAACGGAAACAATATTTTGGGAGGTCAGGATTTATACGTACAATTTGCTGCGAGAGGTGAAAAATTAGGATTTTATCCCTTCCCTGGAAATGTAACCTTAAATACTGTAAATACGGCTTATATGTCCTCTTCACAGCAGGATACTTATTATTCCGGAGTAAAAGCTTTATTGTCAAAATCATGGAAAAACCTAAATGTGACTTATGGAGTAGACATAGATCTTGAGAAATTTGAAGGGACTCAATCCGTGTATGATATTGCAAAAACAATGTCAAGCGGTGGCTTGGTCAACGAGACAAAATACAGCCTTGGAAGGTATCCTACCAACCACTCTCAGAGTTATGCAGGATATGCTCAGGCTAAATATGACATCTTGCCTAAACTTCAGATAAACGGAGGAATCCGTTATCAGAATATCAATGTAAAGGTGGATGATTTTGTAGGCTCAGTGCAGCAGACACAGGTTGCGATGGGGTATGGAACTTCCGCTTCAGCAATTCCGGGGGGAGAAAGTTCATATAATGTAACACTGGCCAATGCAGGTTTACTTTATAAATTCAATGAACAGAATCAGGCCTGGGGTACATTCTCTCAGGGGGTAAGTTTGGCAGATCCCTCGAAATATTACGGAATCGGTGTTTATAAGCTGAATGGAACCAACTGGGATGTCACTTCAAGTATTAATGTTAAAGAACAGCCGCTTCAGGCTATAAAAACCAACCAGTTTGAAGTTGGGTACCGTATCAATAAAGGAGGATTAAGAGGTCAGATCGCAGGATTCTTAAGCAATTCAGATAAGAGCGTTACTGTTGACAGAAAGACATTTCAGATTCTTGTCAATGATTTAAAACTGAGAAATATGGGGATAGAAGCTGAGGTTTCTTACTCCATGAGCAACGGGGTTTATTTTGGAGCCAGCGGACTTTTGATCAAATCGGAAGTTGAGAATAATGATGAATGGAAGAAACAGGAGGTTTACAATGCCTCTCCTTCAAAACTGGTAACCTATATCGGATATAATGTTAAAGACTGGTCATTCAGATTTCAGTCGCTGCAGAATTTTAAACTGACGGATGATCTTAAAAATACGATTGATGGGTACAATACTTCAGATTTAATGGTTGGTTATCGTTTCAACTGGGGTAAATTCAATTTGGGAATCCAGAATCTTTTCAATACCGATTATCAGACCATCTGGAGCAAACGTTCTCAGATTTTATATTCCAGTTACGGACTTCCCGAACTGTTCAGTTACAAAGGGAGAGGAAGAACATTTAACCTGTCTTATACATTTGATTTTTAG
- a CDS encoding siderophore-interacting protein produces MAKIQTGRIVAEMIRKEYITDHYIRVYLYSPEAHLFKNTTVGDNNKIAVPPAGLDEIHFPTLDDNRQWVYPPKEVAPAVRTYTHRGIDLEKNELIIDFVDHGDGGPASKWARESEAGSKLGIMMRTEAKEMYPEAHWYLFVGDGTAIPVLSAMLETLPETVKGVCIIEVHGKEDEQILETKADIEFKWLHNTTPHISSEMADTVKSITIPETTKFGYVAAEFSSVKEIRNYLRKEKNWTSQELNAYSYWKAGVAENESEKDRHKEKDSMG; encoded by the coding sequence ATGGCTAAAATTCAAACAGGCCGCATTGTAGCGGAAATGATAAGAAAAGAGTATATAACCGATCATTATATCAGAGTGTATCTCTATTCTCCCGAAGCTCATTTATTTAAAAATACCACAGTTGGTGACAATAATAAGATTGCTGTTCCGCCTGCAGGTTTAGACGAAATTCATTTTCCAACACTGGATGATAACCGTCAGTGGGTGTATCCTCCGAAAGAAGTTGCTCCTGCGGTAAGAACCTATACGCACAGAGGAATTGATCTTGAAAAAAACGAGCTGATCATTGATTTTGTAGACCACGGTGACGGAGGTCCCGCATCAAAATGGGCAAGAGAATCTGAAGCAGGTTCAAAACTCGGTATCATGATGCGTACTGAAGCAAAAGAAATGTATCCTGAAGCTCATTGGTATCTGTTCGTTGGTGATGGTACAGCAATTCCGGTTTTAAGTGCTATGCTGGAAACACTGCCGGAAACCGTAAAAGGAGTCTGCATCATTGAAGTTCATGGGAAAGAAGACGAGCAGATCCTTGAAACTAAGGCCGATATTGAATTTAAATGGCTCCATAATACAACACCACACATCAGCAGTGAAATGGCTGATACCGTAAAAAGCATAACAATTCCGGAAACCACTAAATTCGGATATGTAGCAGCTGAATTTTCAAGTGTTAAAGAAATCCGGAACTATCTCAGAAAAGAAAAAAACTGGACTTCACAGGAACTCAATGCCTATTCTTACTGGAAAGCAGGTGTTGCCGAAAATGAATCTGAAAAAGACAGACATAAAGAGAAAGATTCGATGGGGTAG
- a CDS encoding class I SAM-dependent methyltransferase — translation MKDLMGKAIWDYFHNENPEDLQTETSISELDELPVSYLFRGFEDMNDIEQKALELAQGKVLDIGAGAGSHALYLQNEREIDVLALDISPKSIEVCQLRGIKKAICENILDFSGEPFDTILLLMNGTGIFESLEKIDTYLQKLHTLVNDNGQILIDSTDILYMFDRDEDGGVYIPAGGYYGELDYIVHYKGESENPIKWLYLDFETLKNAAENNGFTIEKVMTDEDSYLAKLTKK, via the coding sequence ATGAAAGATTTAATGGGTAAGGCAATCTGGGATTATTTTCACAACGAAAATCCTGAAGATCTGCAGACAGAAACTTCAATTTCGGAACTGGATGAACTTCCGGTCAGTTATCTTTTCAGGGGTTTTGAAGATATGAATGATATTGAGCAGAAAGCGCTAGAGCTTGCTCAGGGCAAAGTATTGGATATTGGTGCCGGTGCCGGTTCTCATGCTTTATATCTTCAGAATGAACGGGAAATTGATGTTCTGGCATTGGATATTTCACCAAAATCTATTGAAGTCTGTCAGTTAAGAGGAATCAAAAAAGCCATATGTGAAAATATCCTGGACTTTTCAGGAGAACCTTTCGATACCATTCTGCTTCTGATGAACGGAACGGGGATTTTTGAAAGCCTGGAAAAAATTGATACCTATCTTCAGAAACTGCATACTTTAGTGAATGATAACGGACAGATCCTGATTGACAGTACCGATATACTGTATATGTTCGACCGTGATGAAGATGGTGGGGTTTATATTCCTGCAGGGGGCTATTATGGGGAACTGGATTATATTGTTCACTATAAAGGAGAATCTGAAAACCCTATCAAATGGCTGTATCTTGATTTTGAAACATTGAAAAATGCTGCGGAAAATAATGGCTTTACTATAGAAAAGGTAATGACGGATGAGGATTCTTATCTTGCAAAACTGACTAAGAAGTGA
- the metG gene encoding methionine--tRNA ligase produces MSNRKMITAALPYANGPVHIGHLAGVYIPADVYARFQRRLGKDVAFICGSDEHGIPITIRAKKEGVTPQDIVDKYHVIIKKSFSDLGISFDEYSRTTSKKHYETSQDFFKVLYEKGKFTEEVSEQYFDEQAGEFLADRYIVGTCPNCGNENAYGDQCEKCGSTLSPSELINPKSMLSGNVPILKDTKNWYLPLNEYEDFLNEWIIEGHKDDWKPNVYGQVKSWLNDGLKPRAMTRDLNWGVPVPLPNAEGKVLYVWFDAPIGYISFTQEWAEKNGKDWKDYWQSESSDLVHFIGKDNIVFHCIIFPAMMKAHGDYIMPKNVPAFEFLNLENDKISTSRNWAVWAHEYVEEFPGQQDVLRYALLSSAPETKDNNFTWKDFQTKNNSELVGIFGNFINRVAVLIHKYYDGVVPQGDVNSPELKEINKAAKEISGFLENYEFRNALTALMNLARFGNQYLQNEEPWKTIKDSPEKAAQSLFVGAQLAVALAQLCEPFMPFSSEKLLNMFNAEQVSWSDVEDKSVLVETGHKINEAFLLFSKIEDSVIEAQIEKLEQTKQNNKKTNLNANPMKEEISFDDFSKIDLRTATILEAEKVEKADKLLKFKVDTGVDIRTVVSGVAESFTPEELIGKQVMILLNLAPRKIRGIESQGMFLLTTKPDGKLSFVTPDDSNVENGIEIG; encoded by the coding sequence ATGTCAAACAGAAAGATGATTACGGCAGCTTTGCCTTATGCAAACGGACCGGTTCATATAGGACATTTGGCAGGTGTATATATTCCTGCGGATGTCTACGCAAGATTTCAAAGAAGATTAGGAAAAGATGTAGCGTTTATCTGTGGTTCAGATGAGCATGGAATTCCTATTACCATCAGAGCAAAAAAAGAAGGGGTAACTCCTCAGGATATCGTAGATAAATACCACGTAATTATTAAAAAGTCTTTTTCGGACCTGGGAATCTCATTTGATGAATATTCCAGAACGACTTCTAAAAAGCATTACGAAACCAGCCAGGATTTCTTCAAAGTTCTTTATGAAAAAGGGAAATTTACGGAAGAGGTTTCTGAGCAGTATTTTGATGAGCAGGCCGGAGAATTCCTGGCTGACCGATATATTGTTGGGACATGTCCTAACTGTGGTAATGAAAATGCTTACGGAGATCAATGTGAAAAGTGTGGTTCTACCCTATCCCCCTCAGAGCTGATCAATCCGAAGTCTATGTTGAGCGGAAATGTTCCAATCCTTAAAGACACTAAAAACTGGTATCTGCCTTTAAATGAATATGAAGATTTCTTAAATGAATGGATTATTGAAGGTCATAAAGATGACTGGAAGCCCAACGTTTACGGACAGGTAAAATCATGGTTAAATGATGGATTAAAGCCACGTGCTATGACCAGAGACCTGAACTGGGGAGTTCCTGTACCGCTTCCGAATGCGGAGGGAAAAGTTCTTTATGTGTGGTTTGATGCTCCTATCGGGTATATTTCTTTTACTCAGGAATGGGCAGAGAAAAACGGAAAAGACTGGAAAGATTACTGGCAAAGCGAGAGCAGCGACCTTGTTCATTTCATAGGAAAGGATAATATTGTATTCCACTGTATTATTTTCCCTGCTATGATGAAGGCTCACGGTGATTATATTATGCCGAAAAATGTTCCTGCCTTTGAATTCCTTAACCTTGAGAACGACAAGATCTCAACATCAAGAAACTGGGCTGTATGGGCCCATGAATATGTAGAAGAATTTCCCGGACAACAGGATGTTTTAAGATACGCTCTTCTTTCATCAGCTCCGGAAACAAAGGATAATAACTTTACATGGAAAGATTTCCAGACGAAGAATAATTCTGAACTGGTAGGAATTTTCGGAAACTTTATCAATAGAGTTGCCGTTCTTATCCATAAATATTATGATGGTGTTGTTCCTCAGGGAGATGTAAACAGTCCTGAACTTAAGGAAATTAATAAAGCTGCTAAAGAAATTTCAGGATTCTTAGAAAATTATGAATTCAGAAATGCATTAACTGCTTTAATGAACCTTGCCCGTTTTGGGAATCAGTATCTTCAGAATGAAGAACCTTGGAAAACGATTAAAGATAGCCCTGAAAAAGCAGCACAGTCTTTATTTGTAGGAGCTCAGCTAGCTGTTGCTTTAGCTCAGTTATGTGAACCTTTCATGCCTTTCAGTTCTGAAAAATTATTAAATATGTTTAATGCTGAACAGGTGAGCTGGAGTGATGTTGAAGATAAATCTGTTTTAGTAGAAACAGGCCACAAAATCAATGAAGCTTTTCTCCTTTTCTCGAAAATTGAAGACAGCGTAATTGAAGCTCAGATTGAAAAACTTGAACAGACCAAACAAAACAATAAAAAAACAAACCTTAACGCCAACCCTATGAAAGAAGAGATTTCTTTTGATGATTTTTCTAAAATAGACCTTAGAACTGCAACCATTTTAGAAGCTGAAAAAGTAGAAAAAGCTGATAAATTACTGAAGTTTAAAGTAGATACAGGTGTTGATATCAGAACGGTAGTTTCTGGCGTTGCAGAAAGCTTTACACCGGAAGAACTGATTGGAAAGCAAGTAATGATTTTATTAAATCTTGCTCCAAGAAAGATCAGAGGAATTGAATCTCAGGGAATGTTCTTATTAACAACAAAACCGGACGGAAAATTATCTTTCGTAACACCGGATGACAGCAATGTAGAAAACGGTATTGAGATAGGATAA
- a CDS encoding SusC/RagA family TonB-linked outer membrane protein, giving the protein MKNFTTVLKIAPAFLLAGSIIHAQTQDSITKEKKIEEVVLIGYGKQKKTDLTGSITALSTADFNKGAVTTAEGLINGRSAGLVITQSGTPGSEATIRIRGGSSLNASNDPLLVVDGLPLDGVSLSTINPNDIESFSILKDAASTAIYGSRGSNGVILITTKKGSKKLRVSLNAFTTVNTLAKKIKVYSGDEFRSIVNQYAPQKANLLGTANTDWQDEIFRTSVTSDINASVSGSLFGKVPARFSVDNMDNSGLLITSRFRRTTANIALSPSFFDDYLKFNITGTYSYTFQNKGNEDAIKNAIAYDPTQAVYDVDSPYGGYREWIAAGTNRPTGVSNPVSMLRNKSDVQNFKRFFGNINMDYKFHFLPDLRLIVNAGLDSKELDGHVTTNKYSRNGYYSVKNVFGFYGEDSYSDESILNKNANVQLNYTKTFGKFNLEAMGGYEYQNYHKVSSASGNTLLYSLDPDNNFYNPDSKPDVNLQAFFGRLNLGFANKYLLTINYRRDGSSRFSKENRWGNFGGVAAAWKISEEGFLKGNSTISDLKLRASVGKTGQQDIGVYRYDYFKTYNVSSTLYYQFGNQFYEIAKANGYNQNLKWEESLKYNLGLDFGLLNNRIKGTLDFYMADTKDLLSIVPEGPFENLRIIGPKNIGKLQSKGIDLGLDVKAIHKENFTLNFNYNVSYNKVDIKELEVNGIDKGGVGLGGFVQTFREGYSPYAFWVYQQIYDANGSPVEGAYVDRNGDGTITSADKYNYKKPQADVTMGLMTNATIGKKWDFSMGWRASIGNYVYDQISSDRAHLGNINNTIDNTINNAPMDFSSTHFVTANKMSDYYMKNGSFLKLDNVTVGYTFNNFIGNNASLRLYAAAQNVLIITKYKNLDPEIFNNGIDNSIYPRARMFTLGINANF; this is encoded by the coding sequence GTGAAAAATTTTACAACGGTATTAAAAATTGCGCCTGCTTTTTTATTGGCTGGCTCAATCATACATGCTCAGACACAGGACTCTATCACTAAAGAGAAAAAGATTGAAGAGGTTGTACTGATCGGGTATGGAAAGCAGAAGAAAACCGATTTAACGGGTTCCATCACTGCTTTGTCTACTGCAGATTTTAACAAAGGGGCTGTTACCACAGCAGAAGGTCTTATTAACGGAAGATCTGCCGGGTTGGTGATTACCCAATCTGGAACACCCGGAAGTGAAGCAACAATCAGGATCAGGGGAGGATCATCCTTAAATGCGAGTAATGATCCATTGCTGGTTGTAGATGGTTTACCACTCGACGGAGTCTCATTATCAACGATTAACCCAAATGATATTGAGTCTTTTTCTATTCTAAAAGATGCAGCGTCTACTGCTATTTATGGTTCTAGAGGATCAAATGGCGTTATCCTGATCACAACAAAGAAAGGGAGCAAAAAACTTCGGGTTTCATTGAATGCCTTTACAACGGTCAATACATTGGCTAAAAAAATTAAAGTGTATTCCGGAGACGAATTCAGAAGTATTGTCAATCAATATGCCCCTCAAAAAGCTAATTTGCTGGGAACAGCCAATACAGATTGGCAGGATGAAATTTTCAGAACATCGGTGACTTCAGATATTAATGCCTCCGTTTCAGGAAGTTTGTTTGGGAAAGTTCCGGCACGTTTTTCCGTAGACAATATGGATAATTCCGGATTGCTGATTACATCAAGATTCAGAAGGACAACGGCGAACATTGCATTGAGTCCAAGTTTCTTTGATGATTATCTTAAATTCAATATTACAGGGACCTATTCTTATACATTTCAAAATAAAGGGAATGAGGATGCTATAAAAAATGCAATTGCTTATGACCCAACACAAGCAGTATATGATGTAGACTCTCCTTATGGAGGATATAGAGAATGGATTGCTGCCGGCACTAATAGACCCACAGGTGTATCTAACCCTGTCAGCATGCTTAGAAATAAAAGTGATGTTCAGAACTTCAAAAGATTTTTTGGAAACATCAATATGGACTATAAATTTCACTTCCTTCCGGACTTAAGATTGATTGTTAACGCAGGTTTGGACAGTAAAGAACTGGATGGCCATGTGACTACCAATAAATACTCAAGAAACGGATACTATTCCGTTAAAAATGTATTTGGATTTTATGGGGAAGATTCCTATTCCGATGAAAGTATTCTTAACAAGAATGCAAACGTTCAGCTGAATTATACCAAGACTTTTGGGAAGTTCAATCTGGAAGCAATGGGAGGATATGAGTATCAGAACTATCATAAAGTAAGTTCTGCATCAGGTAATACATTGTTATACAGCCTCGATCCTGATAATAATTTTTATAATCCTGATTCTAAACCGGATGTGAATTTACAGGCTTTCTTCGGAAGGTTAAACCTTGGATTTGCCAATAAATACTTATTGACCATTAACTACAGAAGAGACGGATCTTCGCGTTTCAGCAAGGAAAACCGATGGGGTAACTTTGGAGGGGTTGCTGCAGCCTGGAAAATTTCGGAAGAAGGTTTCCTAAAAGGTAACAGCACCATTTCAGATTTAAAACTGAGAGCCAGTGTGGGGAAAACCGGGCAGCAGGATATCGGAGTTTACAGATATGATTATTTTAAAACCTATAATGTTTCCTCAACACTGTACTATCAGTTTGGAAATCAGTTTTATGAGATTGCAAAGGCCAACGGATACAATCAGAACCTTAAATGGGAAGAGAGTTTAAAATATAACTTAGGACTGGACTTCGGGCTTTTAAATAATAGAATAAAAGGAACATTGGATTTTTATATGGCAGATACAAAAGATCTGTTATCTATAGTTCCGGAAGGACCTTTCGAAAATTTAAGGATTATAGGGCCTAAAAACATAGGGAAGCTTCAATCCAAAGGGATAGATCTTGGATTAGATGTAAAAGCGATACATAAGGAAAATTTTACGTTGAACTTCAATTATAATGTATCATACAATAAAGTGGATATCAAAGAGCTTGAAGTGAACGGAATTGATAAAGGAGGTGTTGGACTGGGCGGTTTTGTACAGACGTTTAGAGAAGGCTATTCTCCTTATGCATTCTGGGTATATCAGCAGATTTATGATGCAAACGGAAGCCCGGTAGAAGGTGCTTATGTAGACAGAAACGGTGACGGAACTATAACTTCTGCAGATAAATACAATTACAAAAAGCCTCAGGCAGATGTAACAATGGGGTTGATGACGAATGCTACGATTGGTAAAAAATGGGATTTTTCTATGGGCTGGAGAGCAAGTATAGGAAACTATGTGTACGATCAGATTTCTTCAGACAGAGCTCATTTAGGGAATATCAATAACACGATAGACAATACCATCAACAATGCGCCTATGGATTTTAGTTCCACTCATTTTGTAACAGCAAATAAAATGTCTGACTATTATATGAAGAACGGAAGCTTCCTGAAGCTGGACAATGTTACAGTGGGATATACATTTAATAATTTCATAGGAAATAATGCTTCCCTGAGATTATATGCTGCAGCACAGAATGTTCTTATTATTACTAAATACAAAAATCTTGATCCGGAAATCTTTAACAACGGAATTGATAATTCAATTTATCCGAGAGCAAGAATGTTTACTTTAGGTATTAATGCTAATTTTTAA